Genomic DNA from Bremerella alba:
AGTGCGTTCGACCTGGGAAATTGCAACCTGAACCGCAGCCCGTCGCAACTCGAAATTGATGTCATTCAAGTCGAGCGTCCGGATGGTATCGCGAAGCCCCTGACTGATGAAGTCGCGGTACTGATAATAGTCACGCCGCGTTCGCTGGTATTGAATCTGAGCTTCGCGGTAGTTGTTTCGTTCCACCAATCGCGTGAGCGGGGCGTCCCACTCGAGGCCTGCCCGAAGGCGACCGTTGTCGCTATTAAACTTGACCGGATTATCCCCAATGTTGCCAAGCTCTCCTGTGAAAACGATGTCGAGATCGCTCATTAAATCGTTCGCAACGACTTGAATGTTTCGCCATGAGTCGACATAGGCCGCCTGGGCATTCATCCAGTCGAGTCGATAGACACGAGCGACATCGAGCGCGGTATCCGAAGAAATATCAACTGGGACGAGCGATACGGTTTCCGCTCGGGCTCTCGCTTGCACCAGCGATAATCCTAAGACATCTGAGATAAGTGTCGTAATCTCATCGGGCACAGGATCAAACACAGCGATCTTTGCCTGACCATACAGTTGCTTAGGCTGCAATGTCGGGCCGTCTTCGATCAACTGGCTTACTTCAGTGTTGATTTCGTCCAGTATCGCGTCGTGACGGGCAATTCGAACTTTCAGGTCACTCAACACGCTACGAAGTTGGGGTGGCAGTTCCTCCAGCCGGCGTGTACTGAGCACGCCCCCAGATACGGTTTCGTCCTGGACGTTCTCGCTATACCCTGCCAATTTCTCTGTAATCTCTTGAAGATTCTCGATCCGAGCCGGCAGGGCTTCTTCCAGACGCAAGACGTCTTGTTCGACCAATGGAAAGAAATCTTCCTGAACCAGTTGCAAGATCACTTTTAACTGTTGAGTGAGTGTTTGTACCGCTATGAGCCGTGCTTCCACTTCTTCATCCCATACCAGGACCGGCTCAACTGGTTGATTTGGGTCGAACTGTTCAGGATCTGGCAGGACTTCCAGAATGGAATTGCCCACGGTGATCTGAATATCGTTCAACTTGTTGGTTACCGGTGTAAACGCTGGATCTATCAAGTTGAATTGCTCGAAGAATGGATCTCGCTCCAACTCAACATTCAGCTCAGGCGGTAACCCCATGTCGATCTTGAATTGGTCCAGCGAATTGGCCAACTGAGTCTTGTTGGACAGCAAAGAGCTTTGCGTCTGAAACAAGGATTGTCGCGTAAGTTCCACCTGGAACGAATCGATTCGCCCTGCTTCGAATAATGCTTCGAGCTGTGCAAGACTGCTTCGTAGCGAAGCGATATTGCTCTCCTGATTGCGAATCGTCTGCTGCCGCTGCAGCAAACCGTAATATCCACCGACACCAAAGGACCCGTTTGGCCCGGTAGAAGGAAGCCCTCCACCAATGCGTGGGCCAGCTGTCAGCCCACGCCCGGCGACGATATCGAGATAAAACGACTGATTAAATCGTTCCATATCGCGAACCGACGCGAGCAAATTACGTTCTTGCAGGGTGAGGTTCTCGAGAACGACCTTGCGTCCACCACCACGCAGCAGCGGTTGTACCAGTGAAAAGTCGATCAAGCTATTTACCGAGTCGGTATTTGGTCCGGCAAACTCCCACATCATGCTATTCGCGAATCCAACCACCAACTGGCCACCGGTCGCAAAGAGTTTTTCCATCTGAATATTGCGTGTATTTGTTTCCAATAGGCTTGAGGAATCGCCTCCGCCTCGCACCGGGCCATCGGCCGTGTAAAAGACTTCATAGCCACCAAAGAACTGCGCATCAAATCGAAATCGTTCGAAGCTGACGTCAAGTGCTGACAAGTAAAGATCTTCTAACTCGCGTTGGTATGTGGGGGAATTCAGACGTGCCAGTTCGACGGCACGATCGACATTCAGAACCAACTCCCCTTCTTCATTCAACGGCATGTAAGCCATCCAGTTCGGATTGGCAACTTCGTCGGTTACGCCTTCTCGTTCCCAGCCCCAATACGCCGGCTTATGATCGACGACATGCATGAATTGATTGGCGGCCGGATCGTCCATAGGCATCGGTGGGCAATCGGGACTAAAAGGATCGAACATGCGGGACTGAGGGTTCGGATCGATCGAGATTCGATTGAGATGCCAACGCGGATCGTTGTTCTTCTCGGCAACCAAGTGGTACGCATCGTCATCGGCTTGGACACGATAAAACCCAGGCGAATGACAGCCAACCACAAATAGCGTGCTCATCAACAACGCCATGGCGGCCCAACACGACGGGATGGGCAATGTCCGAGGATTGATTTGATTTCGGTAAGGATTGATTCGCATGCTAACCCATCTCCCTATGCGGCGTGGGATTTGATTGGGGAAACCGACGATGCCAATGCTTGGGTGCTCAGTGAGTCACCAAGCAACGCGACCAATTGCCGAAATCCTTCCAGCAGAGTTCGCGGATCGACGGGAAGCTGATCGAATTGCCAAGCTTCGTGGAATCGAGGAAGGATATTTTCGAGCCTCCGATTACCCTCATCGGTGAGCGTCCAAAACTGACGCCGCCGATCACGGACATCGCGACTCGCTTCTATCCACCCATCTAGCCGAAGCTGTTCAACCAGATTGCTCAGCTGAGCCGGAGAAAGTCCCACTGCCTGGGCCAACTTGGACTGCGGTAGTGGCTGGTCCAGGTTTTGTTGGCACAACACTAATACGAAAAAGGCGTTTTCGGACAGAGAAAACGGTGAGACCACTTCCGCGATCGCAGCCCGCATCGTTTTCTCGCACGATGCCATTTCGATAGCCATGCGAATCAATTCAATCGCCACGTGTGGCGATGTTCGCTCCGAGTTTGCCATGGGAAACTTCCCTGAGTTCAGCGGGGACGCCCACGGCAATCAATCCGTTAAAATCGGTAGATCCGTCGACGCGAAAAAACATTCGGTAGCGAACCATCCCGGGGAAGAACGTTCCGCTATCGATAAGGTTTCGGTTAAAAATCGTTCGGACTTGAACGATTTTGCGGCTTATAGCGACAACCCAAGATCAGTAAATTGACATAACCTGTGGTGTCATAAGAGTTAAAGACAAACCCCTCAATTGAAGTTATTTGACTGCCCAAATATCCCAGTTTATGATCTCAGAGTCTTTTCTCTGGAATGCCATGGCAATTTCCGTGAAAAGTCCTGGGTCTGAAGTACAATACACGGATGGATTTACGCGAACTGGTCAGGACTTACGATTCCAAGAACCGGTGGTCAGCACGCAAAACAGATCCAATCATTTCCTTTTCTGTCCCCTGTCACGATCGTCAACTCCCAGAACCTAAGCCCACATGACCGTTTTTTACATTGTCATTGCCGTGCTCGTTCTGCTGTTCGGGATCTTCTCGTACCTGAACGCGGCCAACTGGAATGTTCTGCATGTGTTGGGTCTATTCCTAACGTTCGGAGCAGCCTTCGCTTATTTAGTTTTGGCGGCCGCCGTGCTGCGCACTGAATCGAGTTGGAAGAAACTGGCAGAGCAGAAAGACAAGGAACTGAATCAAGCGGTTTCCCAGGTCGAGTTGCTGAAATCAGGCCGAACCATCAATACACAATCAGGGCGATTGGAATCGGTCGACAGCCCGATTGATAGCCTGGCCGGCGCCAAAGCAGAACTCGAGCGACTCATGTACGACCGTGGTCGTCTGTGGAGAGACGTGACGCGAGGTGCCATCAACAACAATCAGGTTGGTTTGACGCTCCCGCCGGTCCAATCACCAGCCGCGAACAATCCCGGTGGCGGTGCTGCTCCTGCTGCGTCCATGCAGCGATCTCTGGCTCCCGACGACATCGTTTACGCATTTGGTCAGATGGATCACCCCGAAGATCCTACGCTGACCGTGCCCGCTTATTTCATTGGCGAATTTGTCGTACGTACTATTCAAAACCAGAACATGACTGTCGAATCGACGACGAAATTGGACCGGGCCCAGCAACAAACCTTGAATTTGCCTAATCAGTGGATGTTGTACGACAAGATGCCGGTCGATGATCATGAAGTCTTTGACGACATGGACGACGCCCAGTTGGCCTCACTTATTCGCAAAGCATGCTCACGCATGGGGCTCCCTCAGCCGATGCAGGACGAGGTGCTTACCAGCATCCAGCGCAACGGCGAGACAGCCGGAACCGATGACCCAGAACTTGCTGTGATGAGCAAGGTCACCTTCCAACAAGATTATGAAGTCTCGGTCGATGCCCAGACAGACACTGCTGGCATTACCCAGGAATTTGAACCTGCCTCTGGTTTGGCGGTTGCGACCTTCCTCAAACAAGGCGAGTCGACAAAGTTCAGCAAGGGAGACCAAATCGTCCTGTCGACCTCTCGCGATCCTGGTAAGTCACTCGTCGACCAAGGAATTGTTACTGTGGACGAGAAGATCTACATCCGACCGCTCAATGACTTTGCCTTTCAGTTCCATGCGTATAAGTCGCAAGTCGAAGACATGCGTGACATGGCCTATACGTTGAACGAAGACATTAAAATGCTGACCGAAGCCGAAGGCATTGCCAAAGATGTCATTGCCTACCGAGAGCAGGAAAAGTCCAAGCTTCAGACCGACAAGGAAAAGATTGTTTACGAGCAGGAACAGATCGCCGAGTACAAGCAAAAGCTGCTCAACTTCCTGACCGAAACCTTGAAGGTCAACAGTCGCCTATATCGCACCAATCAAACACTGGTCGAAGAACTGCAGCGTGCCAGCGATGCCGTTTTACGTAAGCTTGGGCAGGAAGAACTAGACAAGGCCGATCCAGATTCGCTTACGCTGGCCTTCTAAATTCGCCAGTCCCTCACTAGCAACCTGCTGTCGAGTCCCTTAATTAACAACTTCAGTCCGTTTCACACGGGACTGAAAATTGCGTTAAGCTATCAATCTGTAGGACTTTGCAGCTTCTGGCCAAATCCATCCACGAGAAGCCGCACTGCACTTTTCTCTTTGGCGCACCTAGGATAGTTTGAATAGACGCATTGCCATCGCTATGCGTGCGCTACCTCGAAACTTTGTTTTGGTTGGGAAATGGGCCTCTACGATCGGGAATATTATCGCGAAAACGACGGACAAATGTCCTTCTCGATGGGAGGGCAGTCTGCCACGATGTTGCTGCTCTACGTCAACGTGGGAGTTTTCCTTGTTGACTGGCTGCTTCAGCTTG
This window encodes:
- a CDS encoding TolC family protein, which codes for MRINPYRNQINPRTLPIPSCWAAMALLMSTLFVVGCHSPGFYRVQADDDAYHLVAEKNNDPRWHLNRISIDPNPQSRMFDPFSPDCPPMPMDDPAANQFMHVVDHKPAYWGWEREGVTDEVANPNWMAYMPLNEEGELVLNVDRAVELARLNSPTYQRELEDLYLSALDVSFERFRFDAQFFGGYEVFYTADGPVRGGGDSSSLLETNTRNIQMEKLFATGGQLVVGFANSMMWEFAGPNTDSVNSLIDFSLVQPLLRGGGRKVVLENLTLQERNLLASVRDMERFNQSFYLDIVAGRGLTAGPRIGGGLPSTGPNGSFGVGGYYGLLQRQQTIRNQESNIASLRSSLAQLEALFEAGRIDSFQVELTRQSLFQTQSSLLSNKTQLANSLDQFKIDMGLPPELNVELERDPFFEQFNLIDPAFTPVTNKLNDIQITVGNSILEVLPDPEQFDPNQPVEPVLVWDEEVEARLIAVQTLTQQLKVILQLVQEDFFPLVEQDVLRLEEALPARIENLQEITEKLAGYSENVQDETVSGGVLSTRRLEELPPQLRSVLSDLKVRIARHDAILDEINTEVSQLIEDGPTLQPKQLYGQAKIAVFDPVPDEITTLISDVLGLSLVQARARAETVSLVPVDISSDTALDVARVYRLDWMNAQAAYVDSWRNIQVVANDLMSDLDIVFTGELGNIGDNPVKFNSDNGRLRAGLEWDAPLTRLVERNNYREAQIQYQRTRRDYYQYRDFISQGLRDTIRTLDLNDINFELRRAAVQVAISQVERTQLRLQEPAKPNQTSQQFDSSTARDLLNALDSLLSAQNDFLSVGVNYEVLRRGLDVDMGTIQLDERGVWVDPGPVEGSYWEEKLQEMQFEHDIPELSEMSDLSSGVPEQIESSGSLQLDVDGAEPIELPRPAGDLKPTRVEAIDPRLEPPK
- a CDS encoding MarR family winged helix-turn-helix transcriptional regulator translates to MANSERTSPHVAIELIRMAIEMASCEKTMRAAIAEVVSPFSLSENAFFVLVLCQQNLDQPLPQSKLAQAVGLSPAQLSNLVEQLRLDGWIEASRDVRDRRRQFWTLTDEGNRRLENILPRFHEAWQFDQLPVDPRTLLEGFRQLVALLGDSLSTQALASSVSPIKSHAA